In Oryza sativa Japonica Group chromosome 3, ASM3414082v1, one DNA window encodes the following:
- the LOC4331673 gene encoding cell number regulator 13, translating to MASWENLGDVATVVQLTGLDAVRLISMIVKAASTARLHKRNCRRFAQHLKLIGGLLEQLRVSELKKYPETREPLEQLEDALRRAYLLVHSCQDRSYLYLLAMGWNIVYQFRKAQNEIDNYLRLVPLITLVDNARVRERMEYIERDQCEYSFDDEDKEVQDALLNPDPSTNPTVVLKKTLSCSYPNLPFNEALRKESEKLQVELQRSQSNMDMGQCEVIQHLLGVTKTVASSIPEKCATPKVSEKADSNHTKVSEDSAKTYHDDSPKKQKDACTAPRSSPPSSYGHDLVSSRGSYSDEWHADLLGCCSEPSLCLRTFFFPCGTFSKIASIAKNRPMSSSEACNDIMAYSLILSCCCYTCCVRRKLRQKLNIAGGCIDDFLSHLMCCCCALVQEWREVEIRGAYGERTKISPPSFQYMEH from the exons ATGGCGTCGTGGGAGAACCTCGGGGATGTGGCGACCGTCGTGCAGCTGACGGGGCTCGACGCGGTGCGGCTCATCTCCATGATCGTgaaggcggcgtcgacggcgcggctgcACAAGCGCAACTGCCGCCGGTTCGCGCAGCATCTGAAGCTCATCGGCGGCCTGCTGGAGCAGCTGCGGGtgtcggagctcaagaagtacCCGGAGACGCGGGAGCCGCTGGAGCAGCTCGAGGACGCGCTCCGCCGCGCCTACCTGCTCGTCCACTCCTGCCAGGACCGCTCCTACCTCTACCTCCTCGCCATGGGCTGGAACATCGTGTACCAGTTCCGCAAGGCGCAGAACGAGATCGACAACTACCTCCGCCTCGTCCCGCTCATCACCCTCGTCGACAACGCCCGCGTCAGG GAGCGGATGGAATACATTGAAAGGGATCAATGTGAATATTCTTTTGATGATGAAGACAAGGAGGTTCAAGATGCTCTGTTAAACCCTGATCCAAGTACAAATCCTACGGTAGTGCTCAAGAAGACTCTGTCATGCTCTTATCCAAACTTGCCATTTAACGAAGCGCTTCGAAAGGAAAGTGAGAAGCTCCAAGTAGAACTTCAAAGATCACAAAGCAACATGGATATGGGCCAATGTGAGGTTATTCAACACCTCCTAGGAGTGACTAAAACTGTGGCAAGTTCGATTCCAGAGAAATGTGCCACTCCTAAGGTTTCTGAAAAAGCTGACTCTAATCACACAAAAGTCAGTGAAGATAGTGCAAAAACATATCATGATGACTCTCCAAAGAAGCAAAAGGATGCCTGCACTGCACCACG AAGTTCTCCGCCATCTTCTTATGGCCATGATCTGGTCTCAAGCAGAGGATCATACAGCGACGAGTGGCATGCAGATTTGCTTGGTTGCTGTTCAGAGCCATCTTTGT GTTTGAGAACATTCTTTTTCCCCTGTGGAACATTCTCAAAGATTGCTTCAATTGCGAAGAACAGGCCCATGT catCGTCGGAAGCATGCAATGATATTATGGCATATTCCCTGATATTATCCTGCTGTTGTTACACTTGCTGTGTGAGGAGAAAGCTTCGTCAAAAGCTAAATATTGCG GGAGGTTGCATTGATGATTTCCTATCACATTTGATGTGTTGTTGCTGTGCGCTTGTTCAAGAATGGCGGGAAGTTGAGATTCGTGGAGCTTATG GAGAGAGGACTAAGATTAGCCCACCCTCATTTCAGTACATGGAACACTAA
- the LOC4331674 gene encoding ABC transporter G family member 22 isoform X2 gives MESIMEKPMMDTGGGMIERTKSDQLAPPPPPSSAQSLSRTASAETVLSTADVTTTTSLSRKSSFGKRSASGGAGAGGNSHGYSSSNNNNSHIRKSRSAQLKLEMEDLVSSGAALSRASSASLGFSFTFTGFTPPPQDTMSSAELHPFSDDDNTMDIEAGTPRKKLMTEPTLPIYLKFAEVKYKVAVKGTPREILSGISGSAAPGEVLALMGPSGSGKTTLLSILGGRVAGPGDVEGCVSYNDEPYCKSLNRRIGFVTQDDVLFTHLTVKETLTYAALLRLPRTMTRQEKEERTIDIIYELGLERCQDTMIGGSFVRGVSGGERKRVCIGNEIIINPSLLFLDEPTSGLDSTTALRIIQLLHDIAEDGKTVITTIHQPSSRLFHKFDKLILLGRGSLLYFGKASEAMPYFQSIGCTPLIAMNPAEFLLDLANGNTTDVSVPSELDDKYLVDAYENRVAYKAKKQLLDPLPISDDMKTTITSSKREWGTSWWQQYSILFCRGIKERRHDYLSWMRITQVIATSVILGLLWWHSDPSTPKGLQDQAGLLFFIAVFWGFFPVFTAIFTFPQERAMLNKERAADMYKLSAYFLARTTSDLPLDLFLPVIFMVIVYFMAGLKATAAHFFLSMLTVFLSIIAAQGLGLAIGASLLDIKKATTLASVTVMTFMLAGGFFVKRVPPFISWLRYLSFNYHTYRLLLKVQYHPVPDILINAIPLDNGVTEVVALVAMIIGYRVLAYMSLRRTKTSAS, from the exons ATGGAGTCGATAATGGAGAAGCCGATGATGGACACGGGAGGGGGGATGATTGAGCGGACCAAGTCGGAccagctggcgccgccgccgccgccgtcgtcggcgcagtcGCTGAGCaggacggcgtcggcggagACGGTGCTGAGCACGGCCgacgtgacgacgacgacgagcctgTCGCGCAAGTCCAGCTTCGGGAAGCGCTCGGcgtccggcggcgccggcgccggtgggaACAGCCACGgctacagcagcagcaacaacaacaacagccACATCCGCAAGTCCCGCAGCGCGCAGCTGAAGCTCGAAATGGAGGACCTCGTCTCCAGCGGCGCCGCCCTCAGCCGCGCCTCCAGCGCCAGCCTCGGCTTCTCCTTCACCTTCACCGGCTTCACCCCTCCTCCCCAGGACACCATGTCCTCCGCCGAGCTCCATCCCTTCAGCGACGACGACAACA CGATGGACATCGAGGCCGGGACGCCGCGCAAGAAGCTGATGACCGAGCCGACGTTGCCGATATATCTCAAG TTTGCGGAGGTGAAGTACAAGGTGGCGGTGAAGGGTACGCCGAGGGAGATCCTGAGCGGGATATCCGGGTCGGCGGCGCCCGGCGAGGTGCTGGCGCTGATGGGCCCGTCGGGGAGCGGCAAGACGACGCTGCTCAGCATCCTCGGCGGGAGGGTCGCCGGCCCCGGCGACGTCGAAGGCTGCGTCTCCTACAACGACGAGCCATACTGCAAGTCCCTCAACCGCAG GATTGGATTTGTGACTCAAGATGATGTTCTTTTTACTCATCTTACTGTAAAGGAGACATTGACTTATGCAGCACTGCTTCGTCTCCCAAGAACAATGACGAGGCAAGAAAAGGAAGAACGAACAATAGACATCATATATGAACTTGGCCTTGAaag GTGCCAGGACACGATGATTGGTGGATCTTTCGTCCGTGGGGTTTCAGGGGGTGAAAGGAAAAGAGTTTGCATTGGAAATGAGATCATAATAAATCCATCTTTACTCTTTCTCGATGAACCAACATCTGGATTGGATTCAACTACAGCTCTCAGGataattcaacttctacatgaTATAGCTGAG GATGGGAAGACAGTAATAACAACAATCCATCAACCATCTAGCAGATTATTTCATAAGTTTGACAAGCTTATCCTCCTGGGAAGAGGAAGTTTGCTCTATTTTGGGAAGGCATCTGAAGCCATGCCCTACTTTCAGTCCATTGGGTGCACCCCGCTCATCGCAATGAACCCAGCAGAATTTCTACTGGATCTCGCCAACGGAAACACTACTGATGTTTCTGTTCCTTCCGAGTTAGATGACAAG TATCTTGTAGACGCCTATGAGAATCGAGTGGCATACAAGGCGAAGAAGCAGCTTCTAGATCcacttccaatcagtgacgatATGAAGACAACTATAACATCATCAAAGCGAGAATGGGGCACTAGCTGGTGGCAGCAATATTCCATCCTCTTCTGTAGAGGGATCAAAGAACGGCGACATGATTATTTGAGCTGGATGAGAATCACCCAGGTCATAGCAACATCAGTTATCTTAGGTCTACTATGGTGGCACTCTGATCCCTCGACACCAAAAGGTCTACAAGATCAG GCCGGCTTACTGTTTTTCATAGCTGTGTTTTGGGGTTTCTTTCCTGTGTTTACTGCCATCTTCACATTCCCACAAGAAAGGGCAATGTTGAACAAGGAGCGTGCAGCTGACATGTACAAGCTCAGTGCATACTTCTTGGCCAGAACGACAAGTGATCTGCCACTGGACCTTTTCCTTCCAGTCATATTTATGGTGATTGTCTACTTCATGGCAGGCCTCAAAGCAACTGCCGCACATTTCTTTCTTAGCATGTTGACCGTCTTCCTCAGCATCATTGCTGCTCAG GGATTAGGATTGGCAATTGGAGCTAGCCTCTTGGATATCAAGAAGGCAACAACTCTAGCTTCAGTTACAGTCATGACATTCATGCTAGCAGGAGGGTTCTTTGTAAAG AGAGTTCCACCATTCATATCCTGGCTCCGCTACCTGTCATTCAACTACCACACGTACAGGCTACTGCTGAAGGTGCAATATCATCCTGTCCCGGACATTCTGATCAATGCCATACCTCTTGACAACGGCGTGACAGAAGTTGTAGCTCTGGTCGCGATGATCATCGGCTACAGGGTTCTAGCGTACATGTCTCTGAGAAGAACGAAGACTTCAGCCAGCTAG
- the LOC4331674 gene encoding ABC transporter G family member 22 isoform X1: MESIMEKPMMDTGGGMIERTKSDQLAPPPPPSSAQSLSRTASAETVLSTADVTTTTSLSRKSSFGKRSASGGAGAGGNSHGYSSSNNNNSHIRKSRSAQLKLEMEDLVSSGAALSRASSASLGFSFTFTGFTPPPQDTMSSAELHPFSDDDNTMDIEAGTPRKKLMTEPTLPIYLKFAEVKYKVAVKGTPREILSGISGSAAPGEVLALMGPSGSGKTTLLSILGGRVAGPGDVEGCVSYNDEPYCKSLNRRIGFVTQDDVLFTHLTVKETLTYAALLRLPRTMTRQEKEERTIDIIYELGLERCQDTMIGGSFVRGVSGGERKRVCIGNEIIINPSLLFLDEPTSGLDSTTALRIIQLLHDIAEDGKTVITTIHQPSSRLFHKFDKLILLGRGSLLYFGKASEAMPYFQSIGCTPLIAMNPAEFLLDLANGNTTDVSVPSELDDKVHMENQNLQTNTKNDYKPSAQDVHEYLVDAYENRVAYKAKKQLLDPLPISDDMKTTITSSKREWGTSWWQQYSILFCRGIKERRHDYLSWMRITQVIATSVILGLLWWHSDPSTPKGLQDQAGLLFFIAVFWGFFPVFTAIFTFPQERAMLNKERAADMYKLSAYFLARTTSDLPLDLFLPVIFMVIVYFMAGLKATAAHFFLSMLTVFLSIIAAQGLGLAIGASLLDIKKATTLASVTVMTFMLAGGFFVKRVPPFISWLRYLSFNYHTYRLLLKVQYHPVPDILINAIPLDNGVTEVVALVAMIIGYRVLAYMSLRRTKTSAS; the protein is encoded by the exons ATGGAGTCGATAATGGAGAAGCCGATGATGGACACGGGAGGGGGGATGATTGAGCGGACCAAGTCGGAccagctggcgccgccgccgccgccgtcgtcggcgcagtcGCTGAGCaggacggcgtcggcggagACGGTGCTGAGCACGGCCgacgtgacgacgacgacgagcctgTCGCGCAAGTCCAGCTTCGGGAAGCGCTCGGcgtccggcggcgccggcgccggtgggaACAGCCACGgctacagcagcagcaacaacaacaacagccACATCCGCAAGTCCCGCAGCGCGCAGCTGAAGCTCGAAATGGAGGACCTCGTCTCCAGCGGCGCCGCCCTCAGCCGCGCCTCCAGCGCCAGCCTCGGCTTCTCCTTCACCTTCACCGGCTTCACCCCTCCTCCCCAGGACACCATGTCCTCCGCCGAGCTCCATCCCTTCAGCGACGACGACAACA CGATGGACATCGAGGCCGGGACGCCGCGCAAGAAGCTGATGACCGAGCCGACGTTGCCGATATATCTCAAG TTTGCGGAGGTGAAGTACAAGGTGGCGGTGAAGGGTACGCCGAGGGAGATCCTGAGCGGGATATCCGGGTCGGCGGCGCCCGGCGAGGTGCTGGCGCTGATGGGCCCGTCGGGGAGCGGCAAGACGACGCTGCTCAGCATCCTCGGCGGGAGGGTCGCCGGCCCCGGCGACGTCGAAGGCTGCGTCTCCTACAACGACGAGCCATACTGCAAGTCCCTCAACCGCAG GATTGGATTTGTGACTCAAGATGATGTTCTTTTTACTCATCTTACTGTAAAGGAGACATTGACTTATGCAGCACTGCTTCGTCTCCCAAGAACAATGACGAGGCAAGAAAAGGAAGAACGAACAATAGACATCATATATGAACTTGGCCTTGAaag GTGCCAGGACACGATGATTGGTGGATCTTTCGTCCGTGGGGTTTCAGGGGGTGAAAGGAAAAGAGTTTGCATTGGAAATGAGATCATAATAAATCCATCTTTACTCTTTCTCGATGAACCAACATCTGGATTGGATTCAACTACAGCTCTCAGGataattcaacttctacatgaTATAGCTGAG GATGGGAAGACAGTAATAACAACAATCCATCAACCATCTAGCAGATTATTTCATAAGTTTGACAAGCTTATCCTCCTGGGAAGAGGAAGTTTGCTCTATTTTGGGAAGGCATCTGAAGCCATGCCCTACTTTCAGTCCATTGGGTGCACCCCGCTCATCGCAATGAACCCAGCAGAATTTCTACTGGATCTCGCCAACGGAAACACTACTGATGTTTCTGTTCCTTCCGAGTTAGATGACAAGGTGCACATGGAAAATCAAAACCTGCAAACTAATACCAAGAATGACTACAAGCCATCAGCACAAGATGTTCATGAG TATCTTGTAGACGCCTATGAGAATCGAGTGGCATACAAGGCGAAGAAGCAGCTTCTAGATCcacttccaatcagtgacgatATGAAGACAACTATAACATCATCAAAGCGAGAATGGGGCACTAGCTGGTGGCAGCAATATTCCATCCTCTTCTGTAGAGGGATCAAAGAACGGCGACATGATTATTTGAGCTGGATGAGAATCACCCAGGTCATAGCAACATCAGTTATCTTAGGTCTACTATGGTGGCACTCTGATCCCTCGACACCAAAAGGTCTACAAGATCAG GCCGGCTTACTGTTTTTCATAGCTGTGTTTTGGGGTTTCTTTCCTGTGTTTACTGCCATCTTCACATTCCCACAAGAAAGGGCAATGTTGAACAAGGAGCGTGCAGCTGACATGTACAAGCTCAGTGCATACTTCTTGGCCAGAACGACAAGTGATCTGCCACTGGACCTTTTCCTTCCAGTCATATTTATGGTGATTGTCTACTTCATGGCAGGCCTCAAAGCAACTGCCGCACATTTCTTTCTTAGCATGTTGACCGTCTTCCTCAGCATCATTGCTGCTCAG GGATTAGGATTGGCAATTGGAGCTAGCCTCTTGGATATCAAGAAGGCAACAACTCTAGCTTCAGTTACAGTCATGACATTCATGCTAGCAGGAGGGTTCTTTGTAAAG AGAGTTCCACCATTCATATCCTGGCTCCGCTACCTGTCATTCAACTACCACACGTACAGGCTACTGCTGAAGGTGCAATATCATCCTGTCCCGGACATTCTGATCAATGCCATACCTCTTGACAACGGCGTGACAGAAGTTGTAGCTCTGGTCGCGATGATCATCGGCTACAGGGTTCTAGCGTACATGTCTCTGAGAAGAACGAAGACTTCAGCCAGCTAG
- the LOC136355859 gene encoding protein ALP1-like has translation MENTRQQYMHHFLLTKKAVVVLCLLIIIWLRNKYRRRSSRKGVKYGPLVHRDVWRTSELIRLINISDRTCTQQLRMSRAVFYKLCARLRNKGLLVDTFHVSVEEQVAMFLKKVGQHHSVSCVGFSFWRSGETVSRYFRIVLRAMCEIARELIYIRSTNTHSKITSKKNKFYPYFKDCIGALDGTHIRASVPAKKVDRFRGRKPYPTQNVLAAVDFDLRFIYILAGWEGSAHDSLVLQDALSRPNGLKILEGKFFLADAGYAARPGILPSYRRVRYHLKEFRGPQGPHGPQGPKCPKELFNYRHSSLRTTIERAFGALKNRFKILMNKPFIPLKAQSMVVIACCALHNWILENGSDEFVNDEKTWYARLPRSSNRVSDQGDDVREWAAKRDNIAQQMWNDRHNADVHDVLTSE, from the exons ATGGAGAACACTCGACAACAATATATGCATCACTTCTTGCTAACGAAGAAGGCTGTAGTGGTACTTTGTCTTTTGATCATCATATGGTTGAGGAACAAATATCGTAGGAGGAGTAGTCGCAAAGGGGTAAAATATGGGCCCCTAGTCCACAGGGATGTATGGAGAACAAGTGAACTAATCAGGCTGATCAACATTTCAGATAGGACGTGCACTCAACAATTAAGAATGTCCCGTGCAGTATTCTACAAGCTTTGTGCTCGTCTTAGGAACAAGGGACTACTAGTTGACACCTTTCATGTTTCAGTAGAGGAGCAAGTGGCAATGTTTCTGAAAAAGGTTGGACAACACCATTCTGTTTCATGTGTTGGATTCTCATTTTGGCGATCCGGTGAGACTGTGAGTAGGTATTTTCGTATTGTGCTGCGAGCCATGTGCGAGATAGCTCGAGAACTCATTTACATCAGGTCTACCAATACACATAGTAAGATCACcagcaagaaaaacaaattttatCCATATTTCAAG GACTGTATAGGAGCACTAGATGGTACACACATCAGGGCAAGTGTGCCAGCCAAGAAGGTGGATAGGTTTAGAGGCCGCAAACCATACCCCACACAGAATGTATTAGCTGCTGTTGACTTTGACCTTAGGTTCATATATATCCTAGCAGGTTGGGAGGGGTCAGCTCATGATTCCCTTGTGTTGCAAGATGCACTGTCTCGACCAAATGGCCTTAAAATACTTGAAG GGAAGTTCTTTTTGGCTGATGCTGGGTATGCTGCTAGGCCGGGTATATTGCCGTCTTATCGTCGTGTTCGGTACCACCTAAAAGAGTTCCGTGGCCCTCAAGGGCCACATGGACCTCAAGGCCCAAAATGCCCTAAAGAGCTTTTCAACTATCGTCATTCTTCACTTCGGACTACGATTGAACGAGCTTTTGGTGCTTTGAAGAATCGTTTCAAGATTCTTATGAATAAGCCATTCATACCACTGAAAGCCCAATCAATGGTGGTTATTGCTTGTTGTGCTCTTCATAATTGGATACTTGAGAATGGGTCTGATGAATTTGTCAACGATGAGAAGACGTGGTACGCTCGCCTACCAAGGAGCAGCAACCGTGTCTCTGACCAAGGGGATGATGTACGTGAGTGGGCAGCCAAGCGTGATAACATCGCTCAGCAGATGTGGAATGACAGACACAATGCGGATGTTCATGATGTTTTGACTAGTGAATGA
- the LOC4331674 gene encoding ABC transporter G family member 22 isoform X3, whose amino-acid sequence MESIMEKPMMDTGGGMIERTKSDQLAPPPPPSSAQSLSRTASAETVLSTADVTTTTSLSRKSSFGKRSASGGAGAGGNSHGYSSSNNNNSHIRKSRSAQLKLEMEDLVSSGAALSRASSASLGFSFTFTGFTPPPQDTMSSAELHPFSDDDNTMDIEAGTPRKKLMTEPTLPIYLKFAEVKYKVAVKGTPREILSGISGSAAPGEVLALMGPSGSGKTTLLSILGGRVAGPGDVEGCVSYNDEPYCKSLNRRIGFVTQDDVLFTHLTVKETLTYAALLRLPRTMTRQEKEERTIDIIYELGLERCQDTMIGGSFVRGVSGGERKRVCIGNEIIINPSLLFLDEPTSGLDSTTALRIIQLLHDIAEDGKTVITTIHQPSSRLFHKFDKLILLGRGSLLYFGKASEAMPYFQSIGCTPLIAMNPAEFLLDLANGNTTDVSVPSELDDKVHMENQNLQTNTKNDYKPSAQDVHEYLVDAYENRVAYKAKKQLLDPLPISDDMKTTITSSKREWGTSWWQQYSILFCRGIKERRHDYLSWMRITQVIATSVILGLLWWHSDPSTPKGLQDQAGLLFFIAVFWGFFPVFTAIFTFPQERAMLNKERAADMYKLSAYFLARTTSDLPLDLFLPVIFMVIVYFMAGLKATAAHFFLSMLTVFLSIIAAQIRTKDFLFRLGKKGCKFNFVTCWDGEIFYAPPNTCIRISYNGLFN is encoded by the exons ATGGAGTCGATAATGGAGAAGCCGATGATGGACACGGGAGGGGGGATGATTGAGCGGACCAAGTCGGAccagctggcgccgccgccgccgccgtcgtcggcgcagtcGCTGAGCaggacggcgtcggcggagACGGTGCTGAGCACGGCCgacgtgacgacgacgacgagcctgTCGCGCAAGTCCAGCTTCGGGAAGCGCTCGGcgtccggcggcgccggcgccggtgggaACAGCCACGgctacagcagcagcaacaacaacaacagccACATCCGCAAGTCCCGCAGCGCGCAGCTGAAGCTCGAAATGGAGGACCTCGTCTCCAGCGGCGCCGCCCTCAGCCGCGCCTCCAGCGCCAGCCTCGGCTTCTCCTTCACCTTCACCGGCTTCACCCCTCCTCCCCAGGACACCATGTCCTCCGCCGAGCTCCATCCCTTCAGCGACGACGACAACA CGATGGACATCGAGGCCGGGACGCCGCGCAAGAAGCTGATGACCGAGCCGACGTTGCCGATATATCTCAAG TTTGCGGAGGTGAAGTACAAGGTGGCGGTGAAGGGTACGCCGAGGGAGATCCTGAGCGGGATATCCGGGTCGGCGGCGCCCGGCGAGGTGCTGGCGCTGATGGGCCCGTCGGGGAGCGGCAAGACGACGCTGCTCAGCATCCTCGGCGGGAGGGTCGCCGGCCCCGGCGACGTCGAAGGCTGCGTCTCCTACAACGACGAGCCATACTGCAAGTCCCTCAACCGCAG GATTGGATTTGTGACTCAAGATGATGTTCTTTTTACTCATCTTACTGTAAAGGAGACATTGACTTATGCAGCACTGCTTCGTCTCCCAAGAACAATGACGAGGCAAGAAAAGGAAGAACGAACAATAGACATCATATATGAACTTGGCCTTGAaag GTGCCAGGACACGATGATTGGTGGATCTTTCGTCCGTGGGGTTTCAGGGGGTGAAAGGAAAAGAGTTTGCATTGGAAATGAGATCATAATAAATCCATCTTTACTCTTTCTCGATGAACCAACATCTGGATTGGATTCAACTACAGCTCTCAGGataattcaacttctacatgaTATAGCTGAG GATGGGAAGACAGTAATAACAACAATCCATCAACCATCTAGCAGATTATTTCATAAGTTTGACAAGCTTATCCTCCTGGGAAGAGGAAGTTTGCTCTATTTTGGGAAGGCATCTGAAGCCATGCCCTACTTTCAGTCCATTGGGTGCACCCCGCTCATCGCAATGAACCCAGCAGAATTTCTACTGGATCTCGCCAACGGAAACACTACTGATGTTTCTGTTCCTTCCGAGTTAGATGACAAGGTGCACATGGAAAATCAAAACCTGCAAACTAATACCAAGAATGACTACAAGCCATCAGCACAAGATGTTCATGAG TATCTTGTAGACGCCTATGAGAATCGAGTGGCATACAAGGCGAAGAAGCAGCTTCTAGATCcacttccaatcagtgacgatATGAAGACAACTATAACATCATCAAAGCGAGAATGGGGCACTAGCTGGTGGCAGCAATATTCCATCCTCTTCTGTAGAGGGATCAAAGAACGGCGACATGATTATTTGAGCTGGATGAGAATCACCCAGGTCATAGCAACATCAGTTATCTTAGGTCTACTATGGTGGCACTCTGATCCCTCGACACCAAAAGGTCTACAAGATCAG GCCGGCTTACTGTTTTTCATAGCTGTGTTTTGGGGTTTCTTTCCTGTGTTTACTGCCATCTTCACATTCCCACAAGAAAGGGCAATGTTGAACAAGGAGCGTGCAGCTGACATGTACAAGCTCAGTGCATACTTCTTGGCCAGAACGACAAGTGATCTGCCACTGGACCTTTTCCTTCCAGTCATATTTATGGTGATTGTCTACTTCATGGCAGGCCTCAAAGCAACTGCCGCACATTTCTTTCTTAGCATGTTGACCGTCTTCCTCAGCATCATTGCTGCTCAG ATACGAACGAAAGATTTCTTGTTCAGGCTTGGCAAGAAAGGTTGCAAGTTCAATTTTGTCACTTGCTGGGATGGTGAGATCTTCTATGCGCCTCCAAATACTTGCATTAGGATCTCCTACAATGGATTGTTCAACTGA
- the LOC4331675 gene encoding FH protein interacting protein FIP2, which translates to MESPPESSSSSPVLLNIGGKRYATTVETLTQREPSSMLAAMFSGRHTLPRHPDTGMVFVDRDGKHFRHVLNWLRDGAVPDMSESEYQQLLREAEYYQLLGLADCINDRLGWKNDENFSEAELTRKDVIKCIQAPRVRFRGVNLSGLDLSKLDLSEVDFSYACIKNANFSSAYLRKAKFRLTEATCSSFQSANLHECELIGANLEGSVLDKANLQSANLQDACLKQCCFIETDLRSAHLQGANLMGANLSGANLEGANLKGAKLAGTNLECANLQRAYLREVDLRETHLTGAKLGGANLLGAIR; encoded by the exons atgGAGTCGCCGCCggagtcctcctcctcctccccggtcCTCCTCAACATCG GGGGCAAGAGGTACGCGACCACCGTCGAGACGCTCACGCAGCGGGAGCCCAGCTCCATGCTCGCCGCCATGTTCAGCGGGAGGCACACGCTCCCCCGGCACCCGGACACG GGCATGGTGTTCGTGGACAGGGACGGGAAGCACTTCAGGCATGTCCTCAACTGGCTCAGGGACGGCGCCGTCCCAGACATGTCGGAGTCTGAGTACCAGCAGCTCCTGCGAGAAGCGGAGTACTACCAGTTGCTC GGCTTGGCTGATTGCATAAATGATAGATTGGGTTGGAAAAATGATGAGAATTTCTCGGAGGCCGAATTGACACGCAAAGATGTGATCAAGTGCATCCAAGCTCCGAGAGTCAGATTTCGTGGTGTAAATCTATCTGGCCTTGATCTATCCAAACTT GATTTATCAGAGGTGGACTTCAGCTATGCATGCATAAAGAATGCCAATTTTTCCTCTGCTTATCTTCGTAAAGCAAAGTTCAGG CTGACAGAAGCTACTTGTTCTTCATTCCAAAGTGCAAATTTACATGA GTGTGAGCTTATTGGAGCAAATCTTGAAGGATCTGTTCTAGATAAAGCAAACCTTCAAAGTGCAAACCTACAGG ATGCATGCTTAAAGCAATGTTGCTTCATTGAAACGGATCTTCGTTCTGCTCATCTACAG GGTGCTAATCTTATGGGCGCCAACTTGAGTGGAGCTAATCTTGAAGGGGCCAATCTCAAG GGAGCTAAGTTGGCCGGTACAAACTTGGAATGTGCAAATCTTCAGCGAGCCTACTTGCGAGAAGTTGATTTGCGCGAAACT